In Alteromonas sp. RKMC-009, the genomic stretch GTGGTCATTCGACAACTTTCTTCGAAGAGCCGTTAAATAATGGACGCTTCTCAATGCTCAAGCTACCACACACTCCAATTGAGGGCGGTGAGCCTGTCATGATTGATGGCATATGCGTGGGTGCTGTTGGAGTGGGAGGAGCTCCCCCGCATCTCGATGCTGCTTTTGCTAAGGCTGCAATTCATGCTTTTGTAAAACAACAGGAGTCTATCAATGAAGATTGTTAGTTATATACATGATGGTGTCCAGAAATGGGGCGCAGTTACTGAAGACAACGAGGTGGTTGATTTAACCTGTAATGCGCCTACCTTAAAAGCCGCACTTGCAGGCAATGCTATACATCTGAGTCCAAATAAAGACTATGTAAAAGTAAGTCTTGAAGAAATTGAGCTGCTGCCAGTTGTGCCCAATCCGGATAAAATTTTTTGTATTGGCATTGCTTACCATGACCATCGCAAAGAAACTGGCCGGAAAAATTCTGAACATCCTACCGTATTTACCAGGTTCGCAGATTCTCAGGTTGCTCATAATAAACCGATTGTCGTGCCACTAGAGTCAGAACAACTGGATTTTGAAGGTGAGCTGGCGATTATAATCGGAAAAGGAGGGCGAAGAATTGCTGTCGAAGATGCATGGTCACATGTGGCAGGGTATGCCCCTTATTGCGATGCGACTATCCGAGACTGGCAGCATCATACATCCCAATGGACGCCGGGTAAAAATTTCCCCGCTACTGGCGCTTTTGGTCCGTGGATGGTTACACGGGATGAGATTGAGGATGGCAGACCTCTAACTCTTGTCACGCGATTAAATGGCAAGGAAGTTCAACGCGCTACCACCGATCAGCTCATTTTCAGTATTCCCGAAATCATAGCTTATTGCTCCTCATTTACTGAGTTAAAACCCGGAGACGTGATTGCCACTGGCACGCCAGGTGGCGTAGGAGGAAAAAGAACACCTCCACTCTGGATGAAAAGTGGGGATCTTTTAGAAATAGATATCGAAGCGGTCGGTGTACTGGCGAACTGCATTGAGGAGGAAATGCATGACAAATGAATTTGATGGCATGGTTGAAACCGTAAATCGGGAAGCCGAGAAAGGCCGCATGGGTTTTTACGAGCGCGCAAAAGAAGAGAATCTGGCCCCTTTATGGCGCGTTTTACATGGTCTGGTTACTGAAGAACCGAAAAAAACAGCTTTACCAGCACATTTCTCGTACGAGAAAGTTCGCCCTTACCTTATGGAGGCGTGTGACCTGATCGGAACCGAAGAATCTGAACGGCGGGTGATGGTGTTAGAAAACCCCGGATTACCCGGTCAGTCCAAGATTACCCCCAGTCTGTTTTGTGGACTGCAAATCATTAAGCCTGGCGAAATTGCGCCTGCACATAAGCATGTTGCATCTGCCTTACGGTTTGTTGTGGAAGGAAGTGGCGCTTATTCCGCTATTGCCGGTGAGAAAACAATGATGGAGGTGGGGGACTTCGTTATCACGCCAAGTATGACTTGGCATGATCATGGTAATGAGTCTGACGATCTTATGGTGTGGATTGACGGTTTGGATATGCACATGGTGAATACCTTTAGTGCATCATTCCGGGCTAACTATCCGGAAATGTCTCACCCAACGTTAAAACCCGAAGGTGCGACGATGGCCGAAGTTGGGATCAACATGTTGCCGGATGGCTATTCGCATAATTCCAAAACTTCTCCGATTTTCAATTACCCGTATGCACGTACTGTTGAAGCCTTGCATAAGCTAACGCGCTTTCGTGACCCGGACCCGTGTCACGGTTTCAAAATGAATTACATTAATCCGCTTAATGGTGAGTCTGCAATGCCCACCATTTCAACATCTATGCGTTTACTTCCCAAAGGATTCTCAACAAAGCCATTTAGATCAACTGCAGGGACGGTATTTAATGTGGTGGAAGGCGAGGGTAGCGTGACCATAGGTGAGTTAACGTTTACTTACAAACCCAAGGACATATTCGTTGTTCCAAGTTGGTACAAGATTACCCTTTCTGCAACTTCAGATTCAGTTCTCTTTGCTTATTCTGACCAGGTCGTTCAGGAAAAGTTAGATTTCTATCGCGAACTAAGAGGTTAAATTGACTATGCATATCATAAATATACCTGAAATTACTGATGTGCCGGTTCTTGGCACTGACAAACGCTTTCCTGTCAGAAGAATATATTGCGTGGGGCGAAACTATATTGAGCACATAAAAGAAATGGGAGGCGATGTTCGTAAGCCCCCATTCTTTTTTCAAAAGCCAACAGACTGCATTGTGCAGGATGGAAGTCAGGTTAAGTACCCCACACTGACTTCGGATTTTCAATTTGAAATTGAACTGGTACTGGCTATTGGTTTGGGGGGAAATAATATCAAGGTGGAAGACGCTGCCAGGCATGTTTTGGGGACGGCAGTTGGAATTGACTTCACACGACGCGACCTTCAGATTCAGGCGAGAGATGCCGGGCGCCCATGGGAAATCGGTAAGTCGTTTGACCAGTCAGCACCCATCGGGGGAATAAAGCTCCTTGAAGGTGAGTTACCTGTAACAGGTGAGATTTCACTCGAAGTAAATGGAGTAACAAAACAACGGGGTGATCTTGAGCAATTAATCTGGAACTGTGCCGAAATAATTTCAAAATTATCAGAACAATACGAGTTGCAACCAGGTGATCTCATTTATACAGGTACGCCGGCTGGAGTTGGGCCGGTAGTTCGGGGAGACCATATCACAGGGAAGGTTGAAGGCCATCCACTACTGCACATCGACATCGTTTGATCATAGTCGTTATTTATTTAAAAAGAATGCTTCTCAGGCATTCTTTTTTTTATTCAAGATAGAGGTTAATTGGATTTGAACCGTTTATTTATTCTAATTTTTGTGCTGGTAGCTATTCTCAATATAGCGGTAGAGGCTACAGTTGTCTCGACTGCTATGCCCGGAATTATAAACGACCTGAACGGTTTTGAACTTTACTCGTGGGTTTTTTCCGCATTCTTAATCGCGCAAACAACCTCAGCGGTAATTTTCGGACAACTTACGGATTTATATGGCAGAAAGTTACCTATAGTATCCGGCTTATTCATTTTTATGACTGCATCTGTCCTTTGCGGCTTTTCAGAGTCAATGATTCAACTTGTCATTTTCCGGTTTATCCAGGGCATTGGTGCCGGTGCTATTTTACCTGTCTGTATCACTATTGTAGGAGATTTGTTCGACATCAGTGAGAGAGCGAAAGCACAGGCATCTATAGCAAGTGTGTGGGCATCATCATCCATAGCCGGTCCACTGATTGGTGGATTCATTGTATCAAACTACGATTGGGCCTGGATTTTCTGGGTCAGTACACCATTAAGTGTAATTGCAATGGTTGGATTTGTTTTTTTCCTGAAAGGGGATGTTAAAAAACAAAGGTATTTTGATACTACAGGCTCAATTACATTTTCATTTTCGACGTTGACCTTCCTTTTATTCCTGTTGTCGATTGGAACTGGCGACATTTCGATATCTATTCTACTTTTCGTTTTTTGCGCACTATCGACGTTCACCTACCATTGCCACTCCAAGAAGATAGCGTTTCCTTTCATCAACTTTAAGATATGGTTCCGGCCACAAATTATATATCCAAATATGGCGACAATGTTCGGTTGTATGGCCACTGTTGGAATAAGTATTTTTATCCCTTTGTTCATTCAAAAAGTAATGAATGGTAGTCCGGTTCTGGCTGGATTTGCTGTTACAGCAGTTGCTATGGGCTGGCCTGTGGGCGCAACATATTCCGGAACACTGGTCAGGCAGCACAAGTTTAAAACGTCACTTATTGCAGGGGCCGTCGCACTGTTTACCGGAACTATCCTTTATACAACTCTTGACTCTGATTCCTTTTGGTTTTTGCCATTCATCGGCTCACTGACTTGCGGTTTTGGTATGGGCTTAATAACGAGCACATGTATGATAATCGTTCAGGAATGTGCAGATTATTCTGAGCGTGGTACGGTGTCAGGTGCGCATGTCTTCGCCAGAAATCTGGGTAATGCTATTGGAGCCGCTGTTTTGGGTATTGTGTTTAACCTGACTGGAGAAGAATGTCTGTCCTGTGTGCGTGCTGTTGAAAATTATGGTGCTGGCGAATTCGATGTAAGCACAGAAGCTATATTTATCGGTTTACACAGTACGTTTTTCGCGATGGCACTCATCGCTCTTGTTGCCGGCTTATTTCTCTATATTTCAATTAAAACGATTAACTCGCAATGGCTTCAAAGACCAACTTGAAACCTAATATAACAAGACAAAAATAAATAAAAAAATAGAATCTGTCAGGTTCTATTTTTTTTACAATTTTGGTTCCAATAAAAGTTGATAGTAATGCAAAAGGTAACAGGTAAAGTGAATAAGTAAGGTTTGTGGCGGAAAGCTGCCCCAAAGCAATAAAAGCAGGTACTTTCATTAAGTTTAACGCAGTGAAACAAATTGCTGTTGTACCAACCAGCGTGTCCCGCGGTAACTGTTTTGGCAAAACCCAAAGTTGGTATGGCGGAGCACCGGCGTGCGCGATTTGACTTGTAAAGCCAGATACAATTCCCAGAAATGCACCGATGATATTGTTACTTGGGTTGATTACATTTGAAGCTCCGATATTCAGTAATTTTTGAGTACCGAAAATAATGGAAATCACACCTACCGCACCCAGCACCAGGGTGGTGTTTACTATTTCGGCAAATGCAAATCCAGTGAGGACGCCGGCAGCCATCCCTGGCAGCATGACTTTTAAAACCGTGGCATCGAAATGACGACGGAATGCTGTGACAGCATGAAAGTCCTGTACGATTAAGATTGGTAACATAATGCCTGCAGCCATAAGAGGGTCCACCGACAATGACAGTAGTGGCATAGCAAGTACGCCGATACCGGCAAACCCACCTTTCGACAATCCAGTGATGAATACGGCTGTCAATGCGCAAACGTAATATGTTAAAGGGTCC encodes the following:
- a CDS encoding fumarylacetoacetate hydrolase family protein → MKIVSYIHDGVQKWGAVTEDNEVVDLTCNAPTLKAALAGNAIHLSPNKDYVKVSLEEIELLPVVPNPDKIFCIGIAYHDHRKETGRKNSEHPTVFTRFADSQVAHNKPIVVPLESEQLDFEGELAIIIGKGGRRIAVEDAWSHVAGYAPYCDATIRDWQHHTSQWTPGKNFPATGAFGPWMVTRDEIEDGRPLTLVTRLNGKEVQRATTDQLIFSIPEIIAYCSSFTELKPGDVIATGTPGGVGGKRTPPLWMKSGDLLEIDIEAVGVLANCIEEEMHDK
- the gtdA gene encoding gentisate 1,2-dioxygenase, giving the protein MTNEFDGMVETVNREAEKGRMGFYERAKEENLAPLWRVLHGLVTEEPKKTALPAHFSYEKVRPYLMEACDLIGTEESERRVMVLENPGLPGQSKITPSLFCGLQIIKPGEIAPAHKHVASALRFVVEGSGAYSAIAGEKTMMEVGDFVITPSMTWHDHGNESDDLMVWIDGLDMHMVNTFSASFRANYPEMSHPTLKPEGATMAEVGINMLPDGYSHNSKTSPIFNYPYARTVEALHKLTRFRDPDPCHGFKMNYINPLNGESAMPTISTSMRLLPKGFSTKPFRSTAGTVFNVVEGEGSVTIGELTFTYKPKDIFVVPSWYKITLSATSDSVLFAYSDQVVQEKLDFYRELRG
- a CDS encoding fumarylacetoacetate hydrolase family protein, whose protein sequence is MHIINIPEITDVPVLGTDKRFPVRRIYCVGRNYIEHIKEMGGDVRKPPFFFQKPTDCIVQDGSQVKYPTLTSDFQFEIELVLAIGLGGNNIKVEDAARHVLGTAVGIDFTRRDLQIQARDAGRPWEIGKSFDQSAPIGGIKLLEGELPVTGEISLEVNGVTKQRGDLEQLIWNCAEIISKLSEQYELQPGDLIYTGTPAGVGPVVRGDHITGKVEGHPLLHIDIV
- a CDS encoding GlcG/HbpS family heme-binding protein: MLEKKSLSLDDAKFLVEAVCKASMEHEGSFPVSVAVVDSSTYLQSMARMDGAPLFSAQGAFDKARSSAEGGHSTTFFEEPLNNGRFSMLKLPHTPIEGGEPVMIDGICVGAVGVGGAPPHLDAAFAKAAIHAFVKQQESINEDC
- a CDS encoding sulfite exporter TauE/SafE family protein; this encodes MSDPLTYYVCALTAVFITGLSKGGFAGIGVLAMPLLSLSVDPLMAAGIMLPILIVQDFHAVTAFRRHFDATVLKVMLPGMAAGVLTGFAFAEIVNTTLVLGAVGVISIIFGTQKLLNIGASNVINPSNNIIGAFLGIVSGFTSQIAHAGAPPYQLWVLPKQLPRDTLVGTTAICFTALNLMKVPAFIALGQLSATNLTYSLYLLPFALLSTFIGTKIVKKIEPDRFYFFIYFCLVILGFKLVFEAIAS
- a CDS encoding MFS transporter, with the translated sequence MNRLFILIFVLVAILNIAVEATVVSTAMPGIINDLNGFELYSWVFSAFLIAQTTSAVIFGQLTDLYGRKLPIVSGLFIFMTASVLCGFSESMIQLVIFRFIQGIGAGAILPVCITIVGDLFDISERAKAQASIASVWASSSIAGPLIGGFIVSNYDWAWIFWVSTPLSVIAMVGFVFFLKGDVKKQRYFDTTGSITFSFSTLTFLLFLLSIGTGDISISILLFVFCALSTFTYHCHSKKIAFPFINFKIWFRPQIIYPNMATMFGCMATVGISIFIPLFIQKVMNGSPVLAGFAVTAVAMGWPVGATYSGTLVRQHKFKTSLIAGAVALFTGTILYTTLDSDSFWFLPFIGSLTCGFGMGLITSTCMIIVQECADYSERGTVSGAHVFARNLGNAIGAAVLGIVFNLTGEECLSCVRAVENYGAGEFDVSTEAIFIGLHSTFFAMALIALVAGLFLYISIKTINSQWLQRPT